One part of the Bacillus sp. FJAT-27916 genome encodes these proteins:
- a CDS encoding MBL fold metallo-hydrolase, with the protein MSMQFSVLASGSTGNSLYVECGGNSFLVDAGLSGKKMVELLGKINKKPEDLSGIFVTHEHSDHIKGLGIMARKYQLPIYANANTWKAMEGLIGEIPTEQKFEFGMETVKTFGELDVESFGVSHDAAEPMFYVFHHGDKKLVTITDTGYVSDRMKGIIHNADMYIFESNHDVGMLRMGRYPWSVKRRILSDVGHVCNEDAAIAMSEVAGDRTKRFYLAHLSKDNNMKDLAQMSVAQTLETKGIRVGEQFSLYDTDPNEPTELIEL; encoded by the coding sequence ATGTCAATGCAATTCAGCGTTCTCGCCAGCGGGAGCACGGGAAATTCTCTTTATGTAGAATGCGGGGGGAATTCCTTTCTCGTCGATGCCGGCTTGAGCGGCAAGAAAATGGTAGAGTTATTAGGAAAGATTAATAAAAAGCCTGAGGATCTCTCAGGCATTTTCGTGACCCATGAACATAGCGACCATATTAAGGGCCTTGGTATCATGGCTCGAAAATATCAATTACCGATTTATGCGAATGCGAATACGTGGAAGGCAATGGAGGGCTTGATTGGGGAAATTCCAACTGAGCAGAAGTTCGAATTTGGGATGGAGACCGTGAAGACATTCGGTGAGCTGGATGTAGAATCGTTCGGTGTTTCCCATGATGCAGCTGAGCCGATGTTCTATGTCTTCCATCATGGAGATAAGAAGCTTGTAACGATTACAGACACAGGCTATGTGAGCGACAGGATGAAAGGAATCATCCATAATGCAGATATGTATATATTTGAGAGCAATCATGATGTAGGCATGCTGCGGATGGGTCGGTATCCGTGGAGCGTTAAGCGCCGAATTCTAAGCGATGTAGGCCATGTGTGCAATGAAGATGCAGCAATTGCCATGAGTGAGGTCGCAGGTGATCGGACAAAGCGGTTTTATCTGGCCCATTTAAGCAAAGATAATAATATGAAGGACCTTGCCCAAATGTCTGTTGCCCAAACGCTAGAGACAAAGGGGATTCGTGTCGGAGAGCAATTTAGCTTATATGATACTGATCCTAACGAGCCAACTGAATTAATTGAGCTATAA
- a CDS encoding CotS family spore coat protein, whose product MDELSTHDEFYVPDYIHDMGLEVLKQYNLKVNSMQVVTTKPDKGGAIWKLETDDGPKSFKLLHRRPTRSMFSLGAQRYLVDIKNARVPGIITTKSGEDYVQAGDKLWFVAEWIEPLMPVTKDLEGAKQLCYALGEFHRLSQGYVPPAGAEIASRLYKWPKSYQKILRKMDWFRNVAIAYSSMPASQELLNVIDLFEEQAKNSIEALNQSKYLELVKLGNTNWGLVHQDYGWSNGQMGQNGMWIIDLDGVAYDLPIRDLRKLITGTMADLFRWDVTWMREMIQAYHEANPISTELYDILLIDLSLPSEFYKNVKELLYEPEIFLDETTSQLIRIIVDTDQSKWPALEEIKADWRNQSS is encoded by the coding sequence ATGGACGAATTATCTACTCATGATGAATTTTATGTACCTGATTATATCCATGATATGGGATTAGAGGTTCTTAAACAGTACAATTTAAAAGTTAATAGCATGCAGGTGGTCACAACAAAGCCTGATAAGGGCGGTGCCATATGGAAGTTGGAGACCGATGATGGACCTAAAAGTTTTAAGCTTCTCCATCGAAGACCTACAAGAAGCATGTTTAGTCTTGGTGCCCAAAGGTATTTGGTAGACATAAAAAATGCAAGGGTACCGGGAATTATCACAACCAAATCGGGTGAAGATTATGTTCAGGCCGGAGATAAGTTATGGTTTGTTGCAGAATGGATTGAACCATTAATGCCAGTAACAAAAGACTTAGAAGGCGCAAAACAGCTTTGCTATGCGCTCGGTGAATTTCACCGGTTAAGTCAAGGGTATGTCCCCCCTGCCGGGGCAGAAATTGCCTCAAGATTGTATAAGTGGCCAAAAAGCTACCAAAAAATCCTCAGGAAAATGGATTGGTTCCGAAATGTAGCTATAGCGTATAGTTCAATGCCTGCTAGTCAGGAGCTATTAAATGTTATCGATTTATTTGAAGAACAAGCAAAGAATAGTATCGAAGCATTAAATCAGTCAAAATACTTGGAACTAGTAAAACTCGGTAATACAAATTGGGGTCTGGTTCATCAGGATTACGGCTGGTCAAATGGTCAAATGGGACAGAATGGAATGTGGATTATTGACCTTGATGGTGTAGCATATGATCTTCCCATACGTGACTTAAGGAAATTGATAACAGGAACCATGGCAGATTTATTTAGATGGGATGTAACGTGGATGCGTGAAATGATTCAAGCTTATCACGAGGCAAATCCAATCAGTACAGAGCTATATGACATCTTACTAATTGATTTGTCACTTCCTAGTGAATTTTATAAAAATGTCAAAGAGTTACTATATGAGCCAGAAATATTTTTAGATGAAACAACCTCTCAATTAATTAGAATAATTGTTGATACTGACCAATCCAAATGGCCGGCATTAGAGGAAATTAAAGCTGATTGGAGGAATCAGTCATCATGA
- a CDS encoding two-component system regulatory protein YycI: MDWNKTKSLFIIVFLILDIFLLYQFIDFKAAKLEINKETTLEEKLKDAGIVYSSMPSGSVTEKTISAKAKVFTESDIRGLKNQDAVLGDEHTILSQLEKPIAIGTGEGKYYELQTFMEKNITAGDSYKFWRKEGQSIIYNQVYNGRMLFNNQNAQIVFQLNEKDQVVSYEQTMLDNIEEFNDNQAIDPAVKALGSLLTNGYLTNGSKVTDPELGYYTLIEVTESEILVLVPTWHFKVNGQEDYFVKGTDSEVLNTEEENLTE, encoded by the coding sequence ATGGATTGGAATAAAACAAAGAGTCTATTCATTATTGTCTTCCTCATTCTAGATATTTTTCTTCTTTATCAGTTCATTGATTTCAAGGCAGCCAAGCTTGAAATCAATAAAGAAACAACCCTTGAGGAAAAGCTGAAGGATGCTGGTATAGTGTACTCATCCATGCCAAGCGGGTCTGTTACTGAGAAAACGATTAGTGCAAAGGCAAAGGTATTCACAGAAAGTGATATCCGAGGTCTCAAGAATCAAGATGCTGTTCTTGGTGACGAACACACAATTCTTTCCCAACTAGAGAAACCGATAGCAATTGGAACAGGCGAGGGGAAATATTACGAACTGCAAACATTTATGGAGAAAAATATAACAGCTGGTGATTCTTATAAGTTTTGGCGCAAGGAAGGCCAATCCATTATTTATAATCAAGTTTATAATGGGCGGATGCTTTTTAATAATCAGAACGCCCAGATCGTCTTTCAATTGAATGAGAAAGATCAAGTAGTGAGTTATGAGCAGACCATGCTCGATAATATCGAGGAATTTAACGATAATCAAGCCATCGACCCAGCTGTGAAAGCATTGGGAAGCTTGCTGACGAATGGATATTTAACGAATGGCAGCAAAGTCACAGATCCTGAGCTGGGGTATTACACGCTGATTGAAGTGACGGAGTCTGAAATCTTGGTGCTTGTGCCAACCTGGCATTTCAAGGTGAATGGACAGGAGGATTATTTCGTTAAAGGAACCGATAGTGAAGTATTGAATACAGAAGAAGAGAATTTAACGGAGTGA
- a CDS encoding MFS transporter, with product MRQFGLRDKMGYLFGDFGNDFFFMLVASYLMVFYTDVYHLNPLAVGGLFAIARLWDAFADVAWGRFIDTRKAGVHGKFRPWIFRMSFPLVITGVLMFVYIPGMSNGFYLAYAYVSYILWGTLYSTVNIPYGSMASVMTADPVERTALSSWRTVGSQMAGLVINVLGPIILFVDNEASANRFLLAAVIFGILAIACYMGCYHLTVERVTLADKDDQPKVKTSETIKGIIKNKPLLWFLVASLTFMVIIMFIGAVNVYLFKDYFGNTKGLSIVGFLQSAAVFAMAPFILKLVKKFGKKEVASFGVLVGAAAYALLYVFSDLSMTSFIAILTVAMLGYGTFNLVIWAFVTDVIDYHEYLTGLREDGTIYSIYSMARKIGQAVAGGLGGAAIAAVGYNAELTVQTTGTLNGIHMLATLVPAIVLGLVFLVLMFLYPLNKKRSEQLAVDLAENRKKQTA from the coding sequence ATGAGACAATTCGGTCTTAGAGACAAAATGGGCTATTTGTTCGGGGATTTTGGAAACGATTTCTTCTTCATGCTCGTGGCAAGTTATTTGATGGTATTCTATACGGATGTTTATCATCTTAATCCTTTGGCAGTCGGCGGATTGTTCGCGATTGCACGATTATGGGATGCATTTGCTGATGTGGCTTGGGGTCGTTTTATTGACACAAGAAAAGCTGGAGTTCATGGTAAATTTAGACCGTGGATCTTTAGAATGTCCTTTCCGTTAGTCATCACAGGTGTATTAATGTTTGTTTATATTCCAGGGATGTCTAATGGATTCTATCTAGCATATGCCTATGTAAGTTATATTTTATGGGGAACATTATACAGTACTGTAAATATTCCTTATGGCTCAATGGCTTCTGTTATGACAGCTGATCCTGTAGAGCGTACTGCTTTATCTTCTTGGAGAACAGTGGGATCACAAATGGCAGGACTAGTCATTAACGTTTTAGGGCCAATCATTTTGTTTGTTGATAACGAAGCATCAGCAAACCGCTTCTTATTAGCTGCTGTTATTTTCGGTATTTTAGCGATTGCTTGTTACATGGGATGTTATCATTTAACAGTAGAACGTGTTACTCTTGCTGATAAAGATGATCAGCCTAAAGTGAAAACAAGTGAGACAATAAAAGGTATCATTAAAAACAAACCTTTACTTTGGTTCCTTGTCGCTTCATTAACATTCATGGTTATTATCATGTTTATCGGAGCGGTAAATGTTTACTTATTTAAAGATTACTTTGGAAATACGAAAGGCCTAAGTATTGTTGGGTTCTTACAATCCGCAGCCGTGTTTGCAATGGCGCCATTCATCCTTAAGCTGGTTAAGAAATTTGGTAAAAAAGAAGTGGCATCTTTTGGTGTATTAGTTGGTGCTGCTGCCTATGCTCTTTTATATGTATTCTCAGACTTAAGTATGACATCATTCATTGCTATCTTAACAGTTGCAATGCTTGGTTACGGTACATTTAACCTTGTTATTTGGGCATTCGTTACAGATGTTATCGATTACCACGAATATTTAACAGGTTTACGTGAAGATGGAACAATTTATTCGATCTATTCAATGGCTCGTAAAATTGGACAAGCTGTTGCAGGTGGTCTTGGCGGTGCAGCGATTGCAGCTGTCGGCTACAACGCAGAATTAACAGTACAAACAACAGGAACTCTAAATGGAATTCATATGTTGGCAACATTAGTACCTGCAATTGTACTTGGGCTCGTGTTCTTAGTCCTAATGTTCCTTTATCCGTTAAATAAAAAACGTTCAGAACAATTGGCAGTAGATTTAGCTGAAAACAGAAAGAAACAAACGGCTTAA
- a CDS encoding YycH family regulatory protein, with protein sequence MSWEGLKNILLFSLIVISGLLTWSYWFYQPTYEIDSSQYVQTKITSNGNMEPDEVVQPVKVLYHTRGSYYGTYSDELVPEMIDSIKRFSLFNFQNQSEKYDVKSIKELMEQDGAIEVIFNDHVPLSFYKKYLKIEDSSVPDINFDRIVVFTENIGDSNHAVYFISEDEETVVTAALEPEVLEQFASSYAKTENYVRYEKIAITDQQSVIVPAGRQKVTGYSYLTKFVSATSFMKALFSVPDTVKQEGDFYTDGSSLLKANSKTMMIEYKNLAVGAKEEKNTDTHILQRSIDWINTHAGWDQRYRYAALDERNRDILYRLYISGLPVFNDTGISEYDVEWGTENVKVYERPYVYLGDKALTQSENTLPAAEDALAVFKESMSKQYNPDKLTDMTIGYMMTIDESTGTDIIVLKPTWYFYYDQSWVTITDKTKGGILDGLE encoded by the coding sequence ATGAGCTGGGAAGGATTAAAAAATATTTTATTGTTCTCCTTAATTGTAATCAGCGGATTGCTTACTTGGTCATATTGGTTCTATCAGCCGACTTATGAGATTGACAGCTCTCAATATGTCCAGACGAAAATTACGAGCAATGGCAATATGGAGCCTGATGAGGTCGTGCAGCCGGTCAAGGTACTGTACCATACCCGAGGCTCCTATTACGGAACCTATTCGGATGAACTGGTGCCGGAAATGATTGATTCCATCAAACGGTTTAGTCTCTTTAATTTCCAGAACCAATCTGAGAAATATGATGTGAAATCTATAAAGGAATTAATGGAGCAGGATGGGGCGATTGAAGTCATATTCAATGATCATGTGCCTTTATCCTTCTATAAAAAGTATTTGAAGATTGAAGATAGCAGCGTGCCAGATATCAACTTTGACCGAATTGTGGTCTTTACGGAGAACATCGGTGATAGTAATCATGCGGTTTATTTCATTTCAGAGGATGAAGAGACAGTAGTGACAGCAGCTCTTGAACCTGAGGTGCTTGAGCAGTTTGCTTCTTCCTATGCAAAGACAGAGAATTATGTAAGGTATGAGAAGATTGCCATTACCGATCAACAATCTGTTATTGTGCCAGCTGGCAGGCAAAAGGTAACAGGATACAGCTATTTAACCAAATTTGTATCCGCAACAAGTTTCATGAAGGCCTTATTCTCTGTTCCTGATACAGTGAAACAGGAAGGCGATTTTTATACAGATGGATCAAGCCTCCTGAAGGCAAACTCCAAAACCATGATGATTGAGTATAAGAACCTTGCTGTGGGTGCAAAGGAAGAGAAAAATACAGATACTCATATCCTCCAAAGAAGTATTGATTGGATTAACACCCATGCAGGCTGGGATCAACGATATCGTTATGCTGCATTGGATGAGAGAAATAGAGATATCCTCTATCGCCTCTATATATCCGGCCTGCCTGTATTTAATGACACAGGTATCTCAGAATATGATGTTGAATGGGGCACGGAGAATGTGAAGGTGTATGAGCGTCCATATGTGTATCTCGGTGATAAGGCTCTGACACAAAGTGAGAATACTTTGCCAGCAGCGGAGGATGCGCTCGCCGTCTTTAAAGAAAGCATGAGCAAGCAATATAATCCAGATAAGCTCACCGACATGACGATCGGGTATATGATGACGATTGATGAGAGTACTGGCACAGATATTATCGTCTTAAAACCGACATGGTATTTCTATTACGACCAGTCCTGGGTAACGATAACGGATAAGACTAAGGGAGGCATCTTGGATGGATTGGAATAA
- a CDS encoding S1C family serine protease: protein MGYYDQDDNQFRRQKSQGKGGYFVSGLIGSIIGALLVLFLSGNLTGGNGQNNPGSINQNNGTSSLTQNLSVDVTTDVTKAVEKAADAVIGITNIQGSSFFNEETEAGTGSGVIYKKENGKAFIVTNNHVVEGASTLEVTLTDGTKTEAKLLGSDVWTDLAVIQIDDKGVDTVAQFGNSDKLKSGEPVIAIGNPLGLNFSGSVTQGIISGLNRTIPIDVNSDGIEDWNAEVIQTDAAINPGNSGGALVNINGQVIGINSMKIAESSVEGIGLSIPINYAIPIIEDLEAHGKVKRAYMGTSLRSLSEVTSYQQDATLNLPSKITEGVVIASVEPGSPAEKAGLKEYDVIVELDGEAIPDVPSLRKHLYAEKKIGDTMKVKYYRNGKVQTTEMTLAEADLQ from the coding sequence ATGGGCTATTATGATCAAGATGATAACCAGTTCAGGCGGCAGAAAAGCCAAGGGAAGGGCGGATATTTCGTATCAGGTCTCATTGGTTCGATTATTGGGGCCTTGCTTGTCCTCTTCTTAAGCGGCAATCTTACTGGCGGAAATGGACAGAACAATCCTGGTTCCATAAACCAAAATAACGGAACATCCAGTCTGACGCAAAATCTCTCAGTGGATGTGACCACAGATGTTACAAAGGCGGTCGAAAAAGCAGCTGATGCAGTTATTGGCATAACGAATATTCAAGGCTCTAGTTTCTTTAATGAGGAGACGGAAGCAGGAACAGGCTCCGGTGTTATTTATAAAAAGGAAAATGGAAAAGCCTTCATTGTGACCAATAATCATGTCGTTGAAGGAGCAAGCACGCTTGAGGTGACATTGACAGATGGAACAAAGACAGAGGCAAAGCTGCTAGGCAGCGATGTATGGACCGACTTGGCCGTCATTCAGATTGACGACAAAGGGGTCGATACCGTTGCACAGTTCGGAAATTCTGATAAACTAAAGTCTGGCGAGCCCGTTATTGCGATTGGAAATCCGCTTGGGCTGAACTTTTCTGGATCGGTGACCCAAGGAATTATTTCTGGCTTAAATCGAACAATCCCTATTGATGTCAATTCAGACGGGATTGAGGATTGGAACGCAGAGGTCATTCAAACAGATGCGGCTATTAATCCTGGTAACAGTGGAGGAGCGCTTGTTAATATCAACGGCCAGGTGATTGGCATAAACTCAATGAAAATTGCTGAATCCTCTGTTGAGGGTATAGGTTTGTCAATCCCCATCAATTATGCCATTCCAATCATCGAGGACCTTGAAGCCCATGGAAAGGTGAAACGGGCTTATATGGGGACATCTTTACGGTCATTGAGCGAAGTGACAAGCTATCAACAGGATGCAACATTGAATCTACCGTCCAAGATAACGGAAGGGGTAGTCATAGCAAGTGTCGAGCCAGGTTCACCAGCTGAGAAAGCTGGATTGAAGGAATATGATGTCATTGTTGAGCTGGATGGTGAAGCAATACCAGATGTACCATCCTTAAGAAAACACTTATATGCTGAGAAGAAGATTGGTGATACGATGAAGGTGAAGTATTACCGTAACGGCAAGGTCCAAACAACGGAAATGACGTTGGCAGAAGCTGACTTACAATAA
- a CDS encoding bifunctional 2-keto-4-hydroxyglutarate aldolase/2-keto-3-deoxy-6-phosphogluconate aldolase, protein MQKHQILSDIHDGYLVAVIRGKNKEDAVEISKQAFQGGIRSLEITFSTPGAEDAIAELVQMGNPNMVVGAGTVLDGETARIAIMKGARYIVSPHFNSDIAEVCNRYAIPYLPGCGSVTEIMQALESGVDVVKLFPGSLMGPGFLKDVKGPIPHVELMPSGGVSIDNLDQWVNNGAFAVGIGSALTKGVKDGDYSSVQEVARQFVNKLASVKAE, encoded by the coding sequence TTGCAAAAACATCAAATTTTAAGCGATATACATGACGGCTATTTAGTAGCGGTTATCCGCGGAAAAAATAAAGAAGATGCAGTAGAAATATCAAAACAGGCATTCCAAGGCGGTATTCGATCTCTAGAAATCACCTTCTCAACCCCTGGTGCAGAGGATGCCATTGCTGAGCTAGTACAAATGGGGAACCCTAATATGGTTGTTGGAGCAGGAACTGTCCTTGATGGGGAAACAGCCCGTATCGCGATTATGAAAGGTGCGCGTTACATTGTAAGCCCTCACTTTAACAGCGATATTGCCGAAGTATGCAACCGCTATGCGATTCCATATCTACCTGGATGCGGGTCTGTAACAGAGATCATGCAGGCGCTGGAATCCGGCGTAGATGTTGTGAAGCTATTCCCAGGAAGCTTGATGGGACCAGGATTCTTAAAGGATGTGAAGGGTCCGATTCCTCATGTTGAGCTTATGCCATCAGGCGGTGTCAGCATTGACAACCTTGATCAATGGGTCAATAACGGCGCATTTGCAGTCGGTATCGGAAGTGCTCTGACAAAAGGGGTTAAAGACGGTGATTACAGCTCCGTTCAAGAAGTTGCACGTCAATTCGTTAACAAGCTGGCTTCTGTAAAAGCTGAATAA
- a CDS encoding GntR family transcriptional regulator, with product MVKVSPKLPGENNKDYAYRVIKDSIMSLELEPGQAISEVELAEALSLSRTPVREVLAKLREEHLIEVIPQVGTYISKINLQLIKEASFMRYILEKEVLKLACESFPDIALYDLKKNVALQKGLLGQSGKEADFHLLDKEFHRIIFKANKKEHIWEAITRISTHYNRMRLLSEIEHNFSEAIKQHETIIDILEHKRCDQVEDVVNLHIIEATRLWDDLYKEGSPYIHYFDSIEGESATS from the coding sequence ATGGTGAAAGTGTCGCCAAAGCTTCCGGGAGAGAATAATAAAGATTATGCCTATAGGGTGATAAAGGATTCTATTATGTCTTTAGAGTTAGAGCCTGGACAGGCAATAAGTGAAGTTGAGCTAGCAGAGGCCTTAAGCTTATCTCGTACTCCAGTTCGAGAAGTTCTAGCTAAATTACGCGAAGAGCACTTGATTGAAGTGATTCCGCAAGTGGGTACATATATATCCAAAATAAACCTTCAGCTCATTAAGGAAGCTTCTTTCATGAGATATATTTTGGAAAAAGAGGTACTTAAACTGGCTTGCGAATCTTTTCCAGATATAGCATTGTATGATTTGAAGAAAAATGTAGCTCTTCAAAAAGGCTTGCTTGGACAAAGTGGTAAAGAAGCCGATTTCCATCTGCTTGATAAAGAGTTTCACCGTATCATTTTTAAGGCAAATAAGAAGGAACATATCTGGGAAGCCATTACGAGAATAAGTACTCACTATAACCGCATGAGGCTTTTATCGGAAATCGAGCATAATTTTAGTGAGGCTATTAAGCAGCATGAAACCATCATTGATATTCTTGAACATAAAAGATGTGACCAAGTAGAGGATGTTGTGAATCTTCATATTATTGAAGCTACTAGGCTTTGGGATGATCTATATAAAGAGGGAAGCCCTTATATCCATTACTTTGATTCTATTGAAGGTGAGTCCGCAACTTCGTAG
- the rlmH gene encoding 23S rRNA (pseudouridine(1915)-N(3))-methyltransferase RlmH, with protein sequence MNISIVTVGKLKEKYLKQGIEEYTKRLSAYAKIDIIEIPDEKAPETLSEQEMLQVKGKEGERILAKVPDDAHVIALAIEGKMKSSEELADTLDKLATYGKSKIVFVIGGSLGLSKDVMKRANDTLSFSKMTFPHQLMRLILVEQVYRAFRINRGEPYHK encoded by the coding sequence GTGAATATCTCGATTGTAACGGTAGGTAAATTGAAGGAGAAATACTTGAAACAAGGAATAGAGGAATACACGAAGAGACTATCGGCCTATGCCAAAATTGATATCATTGAAATACCCGATGAAAAAGCTCCTGAAACCTTAAGCGAACAAGAAATGCTTCAGGTGAAAGGAAAAGAAGGGGAGAGAATCCTTGCTAAAGTTCCAGATGATGCCCATGTTATCGCCCTTGCCATTGAAGGGAAAATGAAATCATCTGAGGAACTTGCTGACACACTCGACAAGCTCGCTACATACGGCAAAAGCAAAATCGTCTTCGTTATCGGCGGCTCTCTTGGCTTGAGTAAGGATGTCATGAAGCGGGCAAATGATACCCTGTCATTTTCAAAAATGACGTTCCCGCATCAGTTGATGAGATTGATTTTAGTGGAACAGGTGTACCGGGCGTTTCGGATTAATCGAGGAGAACCCTATCATAAATAG
- a CDS encoding CxxH/CxxC protein, whose protein sequence is MKIYCCAEHVEVGLDNIVDEAEVPPFINNLSDEEGEKVTHNSGEFTCEYCGKPAVYVVANEHSDTICGQ, encoded by the coding sequence ATGAAAATTTATTGCTGTGCAGAGCATGTGGAAGTAGGACTCGATAATATCGTGGATGAGGCAGAAGTACCTCCATTTATCAACAACCTTTCTGATGAAGAAGGAGAAAAAGTTACTCACAATTCGGGCGAATTCACCTGTGAATACTGTGGAAAACCAGCTGTATATGTTGTGGCGAACGAACATTCGGACACAATATGTGGACAGTAA
- a CDS encoding glycosyltransferase family 4 protein has translation MKILMIATEKLPVPPVLGGAIQTYISGSLPHLAKSYSITVLGITDPSLPNEEVKDGIKYVRVPGKLLPLYQQGIVQFLASNSFDIIHVFNRPRLVMPIRSVAPHSKIILSMHNDMFNLDKIESSEAHAAIEEVSMIITISDYVGNVIRSLYPEASSKIRTIYSGVDSERFLPGNHSKMESIRNRLRKEHGLEDKNVILFAGRLSANKGVDRLIRALPLLSKKHKNLALVIVGGNWFSQNKITDYVAYIRSLAKQQTVPVVTTGFVSSADIQDWFAAADIFVCTSIWQEPLARVHYEAMASGLPIITTARGGNAEVIIPGKNGFVIEDPEDPANFAEKISEILSNKSLMQSMGKRGRELAISHYNWPRVAHDIMEVWECTLQTPLPALLPEDESLQNITPPDEPSDEKKKKKKKQDKDKDKKGKHTKEKHKKDKHNKVKTKKKDKNKESRSRKLKGKKDKKRKKTD, from the coding sequence ATGAAAATTTTAATGATAGCTACTGAAAAACTTCCTGTACCGCCTGTCCTAGGAGGGGCCATTCAAACGTATATTTCCGGAAGCCTTCCACACCTAGCAAAGTCATATAGTATTACTGTTTTAGGAATAACAGACCCATCGCTTCCTAATGAAGAAGTCAAGGATGGCATTAAATATGTCCGAGTACCAGGGAAATTATTGCCGCTCTATCAACAAGGAATCGTTCAATTTTTAGCCTCCAACTCTTTTGACATCATTCACGTTTTTAATCGCCCTCGCCTTGTTATGCCGATTCGAAGCGTTGCACCTCACTCGAAAATTATCCTTAGCATGCACAATGATATGTTTAATCTTGATAAAATCGAATCGAGTGAAGCTCATGCAGCAATAGAAGAAGTCTCTATGATCATAACAATCAGCGACTATGTAGGGAATGTCATCCGCAGCCTCTATCCCGAAGCATCCTCAAAAATCCGCACTATTTATTCAGGTGTTGATTCTGAACGGTTTTTACCCGGCAATCATTCTAAAATGGAATCTATTCGAAATCGGCTCCGTAAAGAACATGGTTTAGAAGATAAGAATGTCATCTTATTTGCAGGAAGACTTTCCGCAAACAAAGGAGTAGATCGGCTAATTCGAGCATTACCCCTGCTTTCAAAAAAACACAAAAACCTAGCCTTGGTTATCGTAGGAGGAAACTGGTTTAGCCAGAACAAAATAACCGATTATGTAGCCTATATTCGATCTTTAGCAAAACAACAAACCGTTCCTGTTGTGACAACAGGCTTTGTATCATCAGCTGATATCCAAGATTGGTTTGCGGCTGCCGATATATTCGTCTGTACCTCTATTTGGCAAGAACCACTAGCACGCGTTCATTATGAAGCAATGGCTTCCGGCCTTCCTATTATAACAACGGCAAGAGGAGGAAACGCAGAGGTTATTATTCCAGGGAAAAATGGCTTTGTAATCGAAGATCCAGAGGACCCAGCAAACTTTGCAGAAAAGATTTCTGAAATATTGTCAAATAAATCATTAATGCAAAGCATGGGGAAAAGAGGAAGAGAACTCGCTATAAGCCATTATAACTGGCCTAGAGTCGCACATGACATTATGGAGGTTTGGGAGTGTACGCTGCAGACGCCTCTTCCTGCACTGCTGCCAGAAGACGAAAGCCTTCAAAATATTACTCCACCAGATGAACCGAGTGATGAAAAGAAGAAAAAGAAGAAAAAACAAGACAAAGATAAAGATAAAAAAGGTAAACATACAAAGGAGAAACACAAGAAAGATAAACACAACAAAGTAAAGACAAAAAAGAAAGATAAGAATAAAGAATCTAGGAGCCGCAAACTAAAGGGTAAAAAAGATAAGAAACGTAAAAAAACTGACTAA